TCGGCATTGTCACCCGATTAGTTGAACAAAAAGGCATTGATTTGATATTACAAATCCTTGATCGCTTCCTGTCTTATACTGATGCACAATTTGTGTTGTTAGGGACAGGCGATCGCTATTACGAAACCCAAATGTGGCAGTTAGCATCCCGCTTTCCCGGACGCATGGCAACATACTTACTCTATAACGATGCCTTGTCTCGCCGGATTTATGCTGGTACTGATGCTTTCTTGATGCCTAGTCGTTTTGAACCCTGCGGTATTAGCCAAATGATGGCTTTGCGTTATGGTTCAGTGCCAATTGTTCGCCGTACAGGTGGATTAGTCGACACTGTATCACACCACGATCCGGAAAATGCAGCAGGCACAGGTTATTGCTTTGACCGCTATGAACCGCTAGACCTTTTCACCTGTATGATCAGGGCCTGGGAAGGCTTCCGTTTCAAACCCCAATGGCAGGAACTACAAAAACGCGGCATGAGCGAAAACTTTAGTTGGTATGAATCTGCCAAGCAGTACGTCAAGCTGTACAAGTCAATTTACGGCCTGCCAGAAGAAGAGGAGCAGAAACCAGAACCAGAGTTAGTAGTAACCGAAGCTGTTACTAGTGGGACAACCTAAACAACTAGTGGGCATGGGGCATTAGGAGTACAGACGCGATTATTCTCTTACGAGAAGCCGCTCTTCGAGCGTCTACGCGTCTCTACAGGAGTTAAGAGTCAACACTCAAGAGTAAGTCTCCCCCTGCTTCCCCTGTTTCCCCTGCTCCCCTACTCCCCACTCCCTCCAAAATCACAACCCCAACTCTTCTGGAAGCCCCAGCATAATATTTAAGTTTTGGATAGCGGCTCCAGATGCGCCCTTACCCAAGTTATCGAGGCGGGCAACTAATAGCGCCTCTTGGGTACTATCATTTGCAAATACGAAAACCTGAACAACATTAGTGTCGTTCATAGCTGTCGCATCCAAAAATGTTCCTTCTCGCAGTAGACTAGGCTCTTTATATGAAGCAACTTGGACAAATTTCTCACCTTGATAGTAGTCTGCGATCGCTTCATGGATAGCCTCACCTGATGGCGGATTATCTAAAGTCCACAGTGGCAAAGGTATCTGTACCAGCATCCCCTGCTCAAAATCACCCACTGCTGGTACAAACAGCGGCGGCGATGCTAAACCTGAATGCTGATGCATTTCCTTGACGTGCTTATGCCCAAACTGCAAACCATAGATGCCATAGGGATAAAGTGAAGCTGTTCCGGCTTGCTGCTCATGGTAGGTATCGTACTGTTTGATGAGATTTTTTCCGCCACCGGAGTAACCTGAAACTGCATTAATGGTAATCGGAAAGTGCTTAGGAATTAGGTTTTTGGCTAGTAACGGACGAATACAAGCCAAAAAGCCTGTAGGATAACAACCAGGATTACTGACAAACTGAGCCTTAGCGATTTGCTCTCGTTGCCCTGGATTTAGTTCCGGAAAGCCATATACCCAGTCTTTAGCTGTTCGATAAGCAGTACTAGCATCAAGAATCTTAACCGTAGTACTAGTTACTAAGCTCACAGCTTCGCGGGCTGCATCATCAGGTAAGCAGAGAATCGCAACATCAACAGCATTAATTAGTTTCGCTCGCTCACTTGCATCCCGACGCTTAGATGCATCAATACTCATTAACTCGATATCATCTCGTTGGCTGAGGCGCGAGTAAATCTGTAAACCTGTGGTTCCCGATTCTCCATCAATAAAAATTTTAGGTTTAGTAATCATGCGATCGCGATCGGTTCTCAAGTTCAGTAAGATAAGCTTGAACCCAACGATAGATCATTGTCTGGTCTACTTTATGAGTCCTTGTTCTTCACTGTCGTATATCTACTAGAGTATTACTAGTTTTTGTAACAAAATCAGATTTTTTAGTTAAAGAAGATTAGCCAATTGCTAAATAATTTTGCACAATTTCCAAGATGCGTTCTGCTGCATGACCATCGCCAAAAGGATTAATTGCATTTGCCATTGCTTGATATGCAGTTGAATTACTCAGTAACTCAGCAGATGCAGCAAAAATTTCCTCACTATTAGTTCCTACAAGTTTTGCTGTACCTGCCGTCACAGCCTCTGGTCTCTCCGTAGTTTCTCGCAAAACCAAAACTGGTTTACCAAGGCTAGGTGCTTCTTCCTGCAAGCCGCCAGAATCCGTTAGCAAAAGATGCGATCGCCCAATTGCTCCCACCAGTTCCCCGTAATCTAATGGTTCTGTTAAAAAAATTCGCGGATGATTCCCTAATAGCGCCTCCAAAGGTTCACGCACAGTCGGGTTGCGGTGCAATGGTAATAGCAAAGCCGTATCAGGAAACTTATTTAAGATTTGTAAAAACCCTTTAGCGATCGCTTGGAGTGGTTCTCCCCAATTCTCCCGACGATGAACTGTTGCTAGTAAAACGCGATAGGATTCCCAGTCTAAGCCAGGGATATTACAAGCTGGTTGCGTTGCAGCCACACTCAATAAAGCATCAATTACCGTGTTACCTGTTAGATGAATTTCCCCTAAAACACCAGAACGCTGCAAGTTTTCTACAGCGCCAGAAGTGGGCGCAAAGTGTAACTGAGTGAGTTGAGAAATCAAGCGCCTATTAGCTTCTTCTGGGTAAGGATTAAAAATATTATCTGTTCTTAAGCCTGCTTCTACATGGCCTACAGGAATTTTTTGATAAAAAGCTGCCAAAGTAGCGGCAAAAGCCGTAGTAGTATCTCCCTGTACTACCACCAAATCTGGTTTTTGCTCCTGAAAAAATGCTTCTAAACCTCGCAAACTGCGGCAGGTAATATCGTTTAAAGATTGCCGAGGCTGCATAATCTCTAGGTCATGATTTGCCTTGATGTTGAACAATTGCATCACCTGTTCAACCATCTCTCGATGCTGCCCAGTTAAAATCACTTCCAACTCAAAACTTGGGGACTTTTGGAAAACCTGAATCACCGGAGCCAGTTTAATTGCTTCTGGACGAGTACCCAAGATAACGCAAACTCGTTTTTTATTAATCATTAGTCAATAGTCATTAGCCATTAGTTAATAGTCTATAGTCAATGGTTAATGGTCAATCTTCACAAATGACAAATGACTATGAAATGAAAAAACCCGGCTGAACCGGGCAGATGCACTGTTTGTCGAATTTAGCAGTGATAACTACATTTTGATATCACAGGTTAAAGGGCAAGCAGCATAAACAGGCGTCTGCATTTCATCTGCTTCACCATGCAACCAGCTTAACCATTTAATTTCCTTGGGATGAACACCCTTCGCAGTTAGTACACCCGCAGCCATCACAACCGCCATTACATTAAACATTATTAAACCACCTGCCACGAGCAAAACAGCACTAACAGGCATCACAGATTGTAAAACAATCGACAACAGACATCCGACCGTAGCCATCAAAACAACTAATGGGAAACCGACAACCAACAAGCATACTGCCAATGTGAAAGTCCAGATCAAAAAGCTTTTGATCATTACCAAGGAGTAGGTCTTTCCTAGATTAGAGCTTTGAGCCGAAACCATGACTTTTCCTCCCAAAAATACACAGCAAATTTAATTTCAGTTATTTCTTGTTGTTCACAAGCAAACTGAATCATTCAAGTGAAATTCAGTATATAAAAACCTATTAGGAAAATGAGCATTTTTTTACTAAACTTTACAGTTAATTTTTTATAAATATGAATGTAAAGTCAAATTTACCTTTAAAAATAAAAACTCCTTTTGGCATCTGTCTTGAGGTATAGAAGCTCAATACCATCCCATTCCTACGTTCATCGCTAGCGCTTTACTTCTGCTGAACTTAATATATCTTATAAAAATCACTGGCAATTCTCATAATTCACAAAGTACTGAATAAATTATCTGCTGCTATTTGTGCTGTTAATTGATAGCAATTTCTGTCCAAACATGGAATAAATTTCTCATTTAATGGTAGAGAGTTTTAACAAAAGAAATTGTTTGTAATTATTAATACAGGGTAAACGCCATATATTCACTGAAGCTTGTTCTGGTCTTAGGTGTGTTAAACAAGGTTAGATAAATTAAATAATTCCTATAAATCTACTAGATAGTGGAACCTCAAGAAAAAAAGATACTAGTGGAGGTGGATAAAATGGGCTGACCTTCCCGTCAGAGTATTGCTTAACTTTCACTGTCAGAGAGCTTTTGTACAAGCTATTTTCAGAACTTTTAAAAAAATTGACTTGACATAGCTCTAATTCAACCTTATGCCAGCCAAATTTGCCAAATTTAAAGTTATATGACAGAAACACCACTTCCATTAAATTCCAACTCTGCGGGTCGTAGTTTGCCGCCAATGCCGCCAATGCCACCACCACCGCCAACTATGAGTACGCAGCGCCAGCATACACAAACATTAGATATGTCAATGGATAGGAGTGCTAACGCTCCTGCCGTTGCACCGCCACCTGTTGCAGCTCATCGTCCAGGTACTCCACCACCAATGCCTAGTTCCGCTACCACAAAAAATAGCAGTTCAAAACTCACTTTAGGGCAGATAATCAGACAAGCTTATGATGAGGGTTATTCTGATGTTCACCTGGGTGTAGGTGAAGTACCCCGCTTTCGCAACCGCGGAGAAATCCAACCAACGGATTATCCAGAAACAGATAAAGAAACTTTAATGAATTGGTTGCGGGAGGTAATGACAGAAGCGGAAATTCAGCGCTTTGAAGAATATCTAGAATTTGATGGTGCAACTCAGTACGAGTTTGCTCGTGTGCGGATTAATGTTTTTGGTTCCCTTAAAGGGCCAGCAATGGTTTTACGATTGATTCCATTGAAAATCTTGACTATGGAACAGTTGAAATTACCTCCCGTTTTTCGAGATATTTGTCATCACCACAAAGGTTTAATTTTGGTGACTGGGCCTACTGGTTCTGGTAAATCCACGACAATGGCAGCGATGATTGACTACATCAATAAAGAGATGTCCAAGCATATCATCACCATTGAAGACCCAATCGAATTTGTTCATCAAAGTCGCAAGTCTTTGGTAAAACAGCGAGAAGTAGGAATGCACACCCGCAAATTTGACAATGCTTTGAAAGCCGCTTTGCGGGAAGATCCAGATTTGATTCTAGTAGGGGAAATGCGAGATAAAGAAACAGTCAATACTGCCTTGAAAGCTGCACAAACTGGTCACTTGGTTATGGGAACCCTGCACACCAATAGCGCTGTAAAAACCATTGAACGGATTCTTAATCTTTACTCTGGTGAAGAACAAGATGCAATGCGGGTTGCAATTTCTGAGTCTTTAGTAGCAGTGATTGCTCAAGGCTTGTGCCGCACAACTGATGGTAAGCGAGCGGCTTTCCACGATGTTTTGATCAACACTGAAGCCATCAAGGAATGGATTAAAGATGGTAAGTACGATGAAATTACCGAGTTGATGAAACAAGCTAGTTTTGACGGTATGATCACGATGAATCAGTCGCTGCTCAACCTCTATCAAGATGGTCGCATCACTGAAGAAACTGCTTTGGAAATGTCACCAACTCCTAACGAAATGGCGCAATTTCTCCGGGGTCGGGTTTAAGGAGTGGGGAGTAGGGGTAGAGACGCGATTAATCCCGTCTGTGTAGAGGAGCAGGGGGCAGGGGAGCAAGGGGCAGGGGAGCAGGGGGAGAAATAACTCTTGAGTGTTGATTTTTAATTCCTAACTCCTGTAGAGACGCGTAGACGCTCGAAGAGCGGCTTCTCGTAAGAGTATAATCGCGTCTGTACTCCTAATGCCTAATCCCCAATCCCCAATCCCCAACCCCCAACCCCCAATATCCTTGTTTTCCTGGTTGCAGTTCTCGCTAAGGTAAAAGGTAAAAGTAGGAGATAAAATTTTTTACTTTCGACTTTTGAGTTCCCTAGCCCCTGTAAGTAACTTGACTACAGATAATTTATCTAAACCCCAGTTGTTCAAAGGTATTGCGTTATTTACACCCGGAGGAGATTTAATTTACTGTATCGACTCTAGCAAGCAAGGTCGATGGCATTTACATTTATGTAATGCTTTACAGGAAATTTTAGACTTATCAGAGCCTCCGCATTTTTTAGTGCCTTGTTATACTGCCACGATTGACCACTGGTTAGATCCCCGCAGCCAAAAGGTGCAAACTTTTGCGGAAGCTTATCCGGCGGTGATTAAACATCAGGCTTTGCTTAACGCGATTTTTGGCACAAAAGAATTAATCTGGCAAGCCGCTCCTTGGCAGGATGGTTTGTGCGATCGCATGGTATTGTCAACTTACCACTCTTCATTCCCAGAACTTTGGGAAGACCATGATTTAATTGTGCGCTTAGACCTTTCTGAACCAGTGCCAAAGTATCATCGACAGGCTGTAACAGCGCAACAAGAGCAATTTACTACACAAGGCTATGTTCTGCGTCTGTTCGTTGCCGGACATAGCGGCACTACTGAACGCATTCTTCAGAATCTGCACGAACTATTGGAGCGATCGCTCAGACAGCCATATACACTAAAAGTTATTGATGTTTTAACTAATCCTGAACAAGCGGAAATCAATCAAGTTTCTGCAACTCCCACTTTAATGAAAGTTTGGCCTCACCCAATTCGGCGAATTGTTGGCAATTTGGATCATGGGGAAAGAATCTTACAGATGTTAGCTATTAAAGAACAATTTTAGACCTATGCCAAATCTGATAGAATTCCAAATAATTCATATTTTCTGCACAGTACCAAAGAAGTTTGTAACAATCGCGAAATTGTTCTAACTCATGTTCACAAACTTGATTAGAAAAGCAATCTTTTAAAGATGCAATAACTTCTGGCAACTGTTCATTTTGAAGAATTTCCTTTAAGTTTTCTGCGGAGTGTTTGCGAACTAATTCACTTTGGGCTGATTTCAATAGTTGTAATAAAGTCATAAATGCCTCTTGATTCCCTGGATCAAGTTTTGCTAATTTGTAAGCCCTGCGTCTTCGGGTATCTTCATTTCCTGTTGCGATACCTTGGAGTAAAGAAGCAAGAAGAGTAGGCGAAGGAGGGAGTGTACTTCGACTGCGCTCAGTAACCGGGGGAGCAGAGGTAGAAGAGGATTCTTTTAATTGAGTAGTACCGCGGAGTGCCTCTAAGTTTGCTGCTGCTTGTCGTCGTTGGGATGCATCGGTTCCTGATGCGGCGATTTTCTCTAGTGTGGAAATAGCGAACGCATTCTCAAAAGTAATTTTTCCTAAACTATAGGCGGCTTTACGACAAGTTGATTCATTTTTGGTTGACTTGATAATTTCCACTAATGCTGCAACTGCTGTTTGGTTATCTGCATCAACTCTTGCTAAACTATATGCCGCTTGCCAACGGATAGATTCATGGCGAACTGTTTTAACAAGTTTTTCTAAAGCTGCGATCGCAATTTGATTACCCGGATCAAATACTTTCCCTAAAGTATAAGCTGCATTCCAACTTTCAAATTCATTGGTGGTTGAGGTGATAAATTGCTCTAAAGCTGCGATCGCTTTTGGGCGATCGGTTTTTAATAATGCCACCCGCGCACCCTCAACAATGGGCGGCGGAAATCTCCACCACTTCTGTTTTTGGGAATGCAAGTATCCAAAACGCCACTTGATCAATTGCTGGAAGATTTCATCAGCTTTTTGGCAGTCTGTAAACTCAGCAATTGCTTGGGCTGCCAAAAAATAAGCCTGATAGCGATAAAATTCCCCACATCCATCTGAAAAATTAATTAATGCTTCTATAAATTCTTCTTTGTTTTCTTGTGGTATGTCATCTCTACCTAGCCACAGTAAAATTACTTCGCGCCACTGCGGTTCAAAAATATAGTAATTGCCTTCAGTGGAAAGTAGGAAATTTTCATTACTCCCTATTCCCCACTCCCCATTGCCCCTTATTCTCAGAGGGGGCCCCACCTTCCCCAATAAGAAAAAGCGCCAGTCTGTAATCGCTTGTGCAGCAAAGTATTCCTGAAAGGTGGGATGGTAAAAGGCATATACTTTTTCGCCCAGTTTTTCTGAAATCCCAACTTGATTTAACCAACCTAACTGTAGTGCTAATTGAAACAGACCATCATCAGGAGCGCCTAATACTTCACATATGAAGCGATGTCTGAGGCGGAACTTGGTTTTTTCTTGAGCGATTGCCAACAACGCCAACTCACCCAGCGCTCGATTTAATTGCGATCGCTGCACGGAAGTCGTAGGAAAACGATCCTGTTTCCACTCATAAATTGCTTCAACAAACTGCTCATAAAGCATTGCTTTGGTGTTGGGCAATCCTCCTTGCCACAATCCCCATGTGCGGCACAATAACGCTAATCGCAAAGGATTTTTCACTGCATCCTTAATACGTCGTCGTTCAGGTTGGTTTAACTCTACGCGTAAACTTTCTCCTAAAGCAGGATTTTCTTGGAACCAGCGTTGAATGAAATGTCCCACTTGATCGCAGAAAGGGAACTTGATCTGTTCCTGACTGTAAGTAAAACTAAGGTTGCGATAAGTATCAAAAAACTCTAATACATTCTTGCCTGCATCCCAAACGTTAAGTCGACAGGTTAGCACTACTGAGGCGTCAGCTATCCAGCTTGTGAGACAACTGGCAATCTTTGCTAGAGCATGGCTTGATTCAATTGCCATTTCATCCACTGCATCCAGAAGTAACCAAACCCGTCCTTGGTTAAACTGTTCGCAGAATGCTTCTTCTATTTCTGGCGGTACACGTAGCTTGCGAGTAGCGGAGGGTAACCAATCTTGAATAAGGTATTGTTCTAAAGTCTTGCCCTGCAAATCAGCTAAGGAGATCCAAATAGGCAAATCTTCGGTATTTTCTAACACCCATGCGGCTATTTTTTGCAGCAAAGTAGTTTTTCCCGCCCCTGGTTCTCCAACAATGGCGATGCGCTGATTTTGTTTTGGTTGCAGCACTTGTCGGATAAATTCATGATGATCAAAAGTCTGAATGACTTCTGCGTCTTCTAGTTCGTATAAACGCGAACCCTCTTGCAAAATCACATTATCTCGGTAGCGCAAACGCTGCTTTCGCTGCACTAATCCCAAGGGTACATAAACTTGATCTAGCTCGAAGGTTACACCATCGGCACTAGTTAAGGGATTAGTCGTTAGTCTTCCGTGGTTTTGCGCCTCTAAATTTGTACGGCACAGCTGTTGCCAGTCCACAAGTGAGGGAGATATTTCTTTTTTATCTCCCCTTGCCTCCCCTGCCTCCCCTACTTCCCCTGCTCTCGTTACCTGCTTCGATTTCTCTGGACGACGGCGTTCCCACTCCCAATCAAATTGTTGCAAGTTGGCTTCTGTATCTTGGCGTTTGTGCCAGAGTTTGAGGGTGAAATGCCAAGTTTCTGAACCGCCACGAGTTGGGCGGTTGTCTTCTAAAATTTCTAAGAAATCTGCAAACCGCTTTAAGGCTTCTTTGATTTGCTCAGCTTTTAATTCACTTTCAGCCGATATTAAACCTGTCAAAGACTGTAAGAATCTCACTTTCGTCCTGACAATTAGCTGATTTTCACTTTGCCAACGAGTTTGAATCTGGGGACGCAGCACATCTAAAGCGGCTTCATCTTGACAGTTTATTTCGTCATTGGCATAAGTTAAGAGCGTCTCTAATAAACGCCGCGATCGCTTTTTTGCTTCTGGGCCATAACTCGCTCTTGCCATCGCTATAATTACAAGACTGAACAAAGTTCGGGGAATCCCCTAAGTTTAACAACTTCCCCTAGCTGTCTTAGTTAGATGTTACAAGCTTTTCCGTTCGCAAATACCCTGTTGGCTTAAGGGCAATTTTTGGGAATACTCTGTATTTATAGATAAAGCATCAAAACATACAACTAAAAATTAAATCTCAATCAATCTATATGTTAAAACTTACCTACACAGAAAATAGCTTTAGCCTAGAGTTACTCAACGAATCCTTAGAAGATTGGGTAAATACAAGAGTTCTATTAGCTTTGCGATCGCGTACAAACATTTATATTGAACCAAGCACAGCTGCTTTTTTACTTTCAGCAGACTTGTCCCATCTGGCTAATTTAGCTCAAGGAAATATTGTGAAACTTTCCCTTTGTGATACCGATTCGGTAGAAGTTATTCTTCAAGGTACTTGGTTGACATCCGATACAGAAAGTGAAACAGGGATTTTTGTGACTGCACTGAATGAATCAACTGAGTTATTGCTTTATCAACTCTCACAAACTAAGCAGTTCTGTCACGCTTAAGTTTTCAGTCTTTTAGTCTTGCTGTTCGCGGGACTTTGGTACAACTTCCGAACCCGAATTGTAAACTCGTCCTAGCTAGTTGTGCCGCCTTTCCCCGAACAGCATCCTCTTCAAATACATCACATTCTTGTACAGACGCGATTAATCGCGTCTCTACTCATATATATGGCTACTAACAACTATACGAACCGCGTAGAACAGGTGGCGCGAGAAGATTTGGTAATGTTTATTAATGCTTGTCTTGCCTGCACAGGACAACGTGAATTCTATGATGATGCTTACGGACAACGGGTATCAATTGACTTTTTACATGATTACATTCTGGGTAATTACCGCTTGTTGTATGCTCGTTCTCTAGCAGCAGGTATCAATCATTTCAATCAAGCACAAATTATTATAAAACTGCTGGCAACGGGACGGGATATTTCTCCAGAACATCGTCAGGAGGAAGGCACACTTATTGCTCATGCACTCAATGGTTTGCCTCCGCAACGCGCTTGGGGAGTTTTGCAACAGTTGCGTCTACGAAAGATTAACAACCGTCGCAGTAGAGCGATCGCTCGCGATTATATCAGTATGCGGCGTGACATGAGTTTTGATGCTGTTAAGTATCGCGCCAAAGTCCGGGCGATCGCAACACACGCACATTTGAAACTTCCGGGCGAATTAAGTACTTTTCTCTTCCGCAACTGGACACAAAAAATCTACTCAACTGAGTTATTTGAGCAGTTTCGCCAAGCACACTACAGCGCTGAAGCAATTTATCAGCTTCCTTTCACTGTTGCCGAAGGATTAGCGGTAAAACACAAAGTACCCCGTGATGTTTTCTTGTCGCGTATTCAACAGCAGATGACTTTGGGCGAAAAGCTACGTTGGCAAGGTGCGGCAGAACGTACTAATAAAGTTGAAATCGACCTAGATTTGGGTCGCCTTCCCTTAAC
This region of Nostoc sp. UHCC 0302 genomic DNA includes:
- the argC gene encoding N-acetyl-gamma-glutamyl-phosphate reductase, encoding MTKPKIFIDGESGTTGLQIYSRLSQRDDIELMSIDASKRRDASERAKLINAVDVAILCLPDDAAREAVSLVTSTTVKILDASTAYRTAKDWVYGFPELNPGQREQIAKAQFVSNPGCYPTGFLACIRPLLAKNLIPKHFPITINAVSGYSGGGKNLIKQYDTYHEQQAGTASLYPYGIYGLQFGHKHVKEMHQHSGLASPPLFVPAVGDFEQGMLVQIPLPLWTLDNPPSGEAIHEAIADYYQGEKFVQVASYKEPSLLREGTFLDATAMNDTNVVQVFVFANDSTQEALLVARLDNLGKGASGAAIQNLNIMLGLPEELGL
- the wecB gene encoding UDP-N-acetylglucosamine 2-epimerase (non-hydrolyzing) → MINKKRVCVILGTRPEAIKLAPVIQVFQKSPSFELEVILTGQHREMVEQVMQLFNIKANHDLEIMQPRQSLNDITCRSLRGLEAFFQEQKPDLVVVQGDTTTAFAATLAAFYQKIPVGHVEAGLRTDNIFNPYPEEANRRLISQLTQLHFAPTSGAVENLQRSGVLGEIHLTGNTVIDALLSVAATQPACNIPGLDWESYRVLLATVHRRENWGEPLQAIAKGFLQILNKFPDTALLLPLHRNPTVREPLEALLGNHPRIFLTEPLDYGELVGAIGRSHLLLTDSGGLQEEAPSLGKPVLVLRETTERPEAVTAGTAKLVGTNSEEIFAASAELLSNSTAYQAMANAINPFGDGHAAERILEIVQNYLAIG
- a CDS encoding type IV pilus twitching motility protein PilT, yielding MTETPLPLNSNSAGRSLPPMPPMPPPPPTMSTQRQHTQTLDMSMDRSANAPAVAPPPVAAHRPGTPPPMPSSATTKNSSSKLTLGQIIRQAYDEGYSDVHLGVGEVPRFRNRGEIQPTDYPETDKETLMNWLREVMTEAEIQRFEEYLEFDGATQYEFARVRINVFGSLKGPAMVLRLIPLKILTMEQLKLPPVFRDICHHHKGLILVTGPTGSGKSTTMAAMIDYINKEMSKHIITIEDPIEFVHQSRKSLVKQREVGMHTRKFDNALKAALREDPDLILVGEMRDKETVNTALKAAQTGHLVMGTLHTNSAVKTIERILNLYSGEEQDAMRVAISESLVAVIAQGLCRTTDGKRAAFHDVLINTEAIKEWIKDGKYDEITELMKQASFDGMITMNQSLLNLYQDGRITEETALEMSPTPNEMAQFLRGRV
- a CDS encoding circadian clock KaiB family protein, producing the protein MSSLAPVSNLTTDNLSKPQLFKGIALFTPGGDLIYCIDSSKQGRWHLHLCNALQEILDLSEPPHFLVPCYTATIDHWLDPRSQKVQTFAEAYPAVIKHQALLNAIFGTKELIWQAAPWQDGLCDRMVLSTYHSSFPELWEDHDLIVRLDLSEPVPKYHRQAVTAQQEQFTTQGYVLRLFVAGHSGTTERILQNLHELLERSLRQPYTLKVIDVLTNPEQAEINQVSATPTLMKVWPHPIRRIVGNLDHGERILQMLAIKEQF
- a CDS encoding HEAT repeat domain-containing protein, with translation MARASYGPEAKKRSRRLLETLLTYANDEINCQDEAALDVLRPQIQTRWQSENQLIVRTKVRFLQSLTGLISAESELKAEQIKEALKRFADFLEILEDNRPTRGGSETWHFTLKLWHKRQDTEANLQQFDWEWERRRPEKSKQVTRAGEVGEAGEARGDKKEISPSLVDWQQLCRTNLEAQNHGRLTTNPLTSADGVTFELDQVYVPLGLVQRKQRLRYRDNVILQEGSRLYELEDAEVIQTFDHHEFIRQVLQPKQNQRIAIVGEPGAGKTTLLQKIAAWVLENTEDLPIWISLADLQGKTLEQYLIQDWLPSATRKLRVPPEIEEAFCEQFNQGRVWLLLDAVDEMAIESSHALAKIASCLTSWIADASVVLTCRLNVWDAGKNVLEFFDTYRNLSFTYSQEQIKFPFCDQVGHFIQRWFQENPALGESLRVELNQPERRRIKDAVKNPLRLALLCRTWGLWQGGLPNTKAMLYEQFVEAIYEWKQDRFPTTSVQRSQLNRALGELALLAIAQEKTKFRLRHRFICEVLGAPDDGLFQLALQLGWLNQVGISEKLGEKVYAFYHPTFQEYFAAQAITDWRFFLLGKVGPPLRIRGNGEWGIGSNENFLLSTEGNYYIFEPQWREVILLWLGRDDIPQENKEEFIEALINFSDGCGEFYRYQAYFLAAQAIAEFTDCQKADEIFQQLIKWRFGYLHSQKQKWWRFPPPIVEGARVALLKTDRPKAIAALEQFITSTTNEFESWNAAYTLGKVFDPGNQIAIAALEKLVKTVRHESIRWQAAYSLARVDADNQTAVAALVEIIKSTKNESTCRKAAYSLGKITFENAFAISTLEKIAASGTDASQRRQAAANLEALRGTTQLKESSSTSAPPVTERSRSTLPPSPTLLASLLQGIATGNEDTRRRRAYKLAKLDPGNQEAFMTLLQLLKSAQSELVRKHSAENLKEILQNEQLPEVIASLKDCFSNQVCEHELEQFRDCYKLLWYCAENMNYLEFYQIWHRSKIVL
- a CDS encoding alr0857 family protein gives rise to the protein MLKLTYTENSFSLELLNESLEDWVNTRVLLALRSRTNIYIEPSTAAFLLSADLSHLANLAQGNIVKLSLCDTDSVEVILQGTWLTSDTESETGIFVTALNESTELLLYQLSQTKQFCHA